The sequence CATGATACCGCTGCTGATCAAGGAAGTGCGGGTTGGCGCGGTCAATGGTGTGCTCTGGGCATTGGTTATCGGCATCATCGCCGCGATCTGGTTTAGCAGTTTTGGTATCGGCTTTGTGATCGCTACGGCCATCGTCATCAATATCATCGCCGCTGCTTTCTCGGGCGTTATCATTCCGATCGTGCTGGATAAATTCGAGATTGATCCGGCACTATCCGGGTCGGTGATCCTGACAACAGTGACCGATGTGGTCGGCTTTGTCGCATTTTTAGCGTTAGGTTCGGCTTTTTTAATCAATTGATCCGGCAAACAGAGGTACCAGAATGTTTTTCGCATCCGATAACTGGGCGGGCGTCCATCCCGCCATCGCGAGACGACTGTCTGAAGAATCCAGCGGTTTCTCGGCGGCTTATGGCGCCAGCGAACTGGATAAGCGGGTAGAACAGCGCTTCAATATGTTGTTTGAGCGCGAAGTTGCGATTTTTTTTGTCGGTACCGGTACCGCTGCAAATGCTCTGGCACTGGCCGCCGTCAATCGCCCGGGCGGCGTTTCGTTCTGTCACCGTGAAGCGCACATGATTGAAGATGAATGTGGCGCGCCTGAATTTTTTACGCACGGCGCCCGGCTCGCTCCGGTTGATGGTGAAAACGGCAAAATAGATCCCGGCAATCTGAAAGCCGAAATCGCCCGCTTTCCGCCAAATTTTATCCATGCCGGTCAACCCATGGCGGTATCGATCACCCAGGCGACTGAAATCGGCACGCTGTACATGCCGCATGAAATCAAGGCAATTGCGGCGATCGCCAAAGCCAAACAGCTCCCCTTGCACATGGACGGGGCTCGTTTTGCCAACGCACTGACGGCGTTAAACCTGACTCCGGCTGAAATGACCTGGCAATGCGGCGTCGACATCGTTTCTTTTGGCGCTACAAAAAACGGTTGCTGGTGCGCTGAAGCGCTGGTTTTTATGGAACCCGGCATGGCTAGGGATTTGCCGTTCATTCGCAAACGGGCAGCACAACTTTTTTCCAAAACACGCTTTATTGCCAGCCAGTTTGACGCTTATCTCGACGACGATCTCTGGCTAAAATCTGCCCGGCACGCGAATGCGATGGCTGATTATTTACAAAAAGGCATAGAACAAGGGCAAAACGCAAGGCTGGGCTGGCGCACTCAGACAAATGAAGTCTTTTGTATCATGAGTAAAGATTTTGCCGCTTACCTTAAACAACAAGGTGCATTATTTCATGAATGGAACCCGCCCAGAGCCAAAACCGGTTTGTTGGCAGAAAATGAAGTATTGACCCGCCTGGTCACCAGTTTTGCAACAGAAAAAGCGCATGTGGATAGATTCATTGAATTGCTGGGGTAAAAGAAGACCTGATTAGCAAGTTGTTTCAGCTAAATCCATAAGCCCCTCAAACGGTCATCAGGATAATTTTGTCAGCCGGTAAACCCGCTCGATCATCCGGGTTAAGCCTCGCTCCCTGAACCGGGGATTTTCATCGAGCACATCGCGCTCTGCCAGCGAGCTGATTCTATAATTCTCGCCATACAAGGCGTTGACCTCATGATCATTGACCGAAAAAGGCGGTCCATCCATTTCTGCCGGCGGATAATCAATGGCGATCAAAAGCATGTCCGTACCATAAGGCAACAAAGAACTGAGATGAGCGGCATAGCGGCGGCGAAGTTCCGGAGGCAGGGCAATTAACGCGGCCCTGTCAAATACCGCGGTGACGCCTTCAACAACCGCATTCGTTGTCGCAAAAAAATCACCGCAAATCAGCCGCAAGGTTCCAGCCGACCAATGATCAAGACCTTCCATTTGAACATGGGCCGCATCCATCCGGTTTTCGGCAAAAAATTCCTGTACTGCAATGGGGCTGATTTCCACCCCCACGACATCATGACCTTGTCCTGCCAACCACAGCATGTCCTGTGTTTTACCACACAGGGGTACTAAAACACGCCCCTGATTTCCCAAATCAAGCCGGGGCCAAAAATCCATCAAGGACTGATTGACCGCTTCCTGGTGAAAGCCAATGTCCTTGTTTTGCCATTTGTTTAACCAAAAATCTAATTGCACTTTTTTGTCCTGATTTAAAAAGAATAACGTCAAGGCGATTGACCGTTTACCACTTCATAAATTCAATGCAGCTCAAACACCTTGGAGTAGGTGAAAAACCAGCAGACATGGCAGTCATAAAGCTATAACATTTTTTTCATCATCCGTTGTCATAATTCTGTCATATTTTTGTCATAATTGGCGTTTTTGTTAGCTGACAAAACTTCATCATGAACACCCCATTAAATTTGAGGCCGCTTTCCAACGCCGGTAAATGCGCTTTGCTAGGCCTGTCGCTAAACGGAACGGCATTTTCGGCAGAACCACAAAATCCCGAACAGTATAAAGAAGAGTTGTTGGCTATTGAAAAACGTCTCGATGCCAAATTAAAGCTGTTGGATGAAAAGCTGAACCGATTGGAAGTTTTGGAAAACAAATCGTCCGTCGTTACCGCAGAGCCAGCCATCGCAATACCGGCTCCCGTTGCAGCAAAACCGCCCGTTCCAACGCAGACGGTGGAAACCAGGGTAGCTGACAAAGTGCCGTCAAAAAAACAGGATGGTTTTCCGGTCAGTGCCAGTTACGGCAAGAACGGCTTTGAAGTCAAAACCGACGACGGCAAATTCGCCCTGGCCATCCAAAATCGCATACAAGTCCGGTATGCCAACCCTTTTGACAGTGACCCCCGATCAATCAGCCAACTCGAACGCGATCAAAGTTCATTCATGATACGCAGGGCCCGGACCAAGCTTAAAGGCCATGCTTATTGGCCCTGGCTAAAATACTATTTGCAGTATGACTGGTCTCAACCGGTGTTGCGCGATTTAAATCTGAGTTTGGACAAGTTCAATTGGGCCAAATTATGGGTAGGCCGAGGCAAGGTAGTCTATAACGACGAACGCGTTACATCCTCGGGCAACCAGCAGTTTGTCAATCGCTCAATCGTCAACGATATTTTTACCGTGGACCGGCAACAAGGCGTTCAAGTCCTGGGCAATCTTTTTCCCGGCACCTGGTATGACATGAGCTATGCAGCCGGCGTCTTTTCAGGTTTAGGAGTGGGCGAACGCAATAATGACGATGACAATATGATGTATGCAGGCCGCTTGCAATGGAACGCCTTGGGCGGGGAAATGCCCTTCTCCCAATCCGATATCGAATTCCATCAAAAACCGGCGCTCAACTTTGCTTTCGCCGCAGCGACCAACCAAAGCAAGTGTACTGCGTTTGAAACCGACAGCGACAGCTGCAGGAATTTGCGGGGATTTGATGAGGGGGAAGATGGACAATACAAAATCAATCAGATGATGGAGGAAGTCCGTTTCAAATGGCAAGGCTTATCGATACAGCACGAAATGCACTGGAAAGAAATCGAAGACACGCTTAAAGCAGGATCTGATTCATCAAGAGAAACCAATCTAAGAGGTGGCTTAATACAAGCGGGTTACTTCCCTCACTACTTATTTGCGATCGTACCTAAAAATCTGGAATTTGCCGGCCGCTATGCGTTTGTTGATCCGGACACCGGTGTCGACAACGATCTGCAACAGGAAGTCAGCGGTGTCATGACGTATTTCTTCAGTGGCCATTCCAATAAAGTGAATTTCCAGGTCAGTCATTTAATCATCGAAGATCCTATTTTATCCATGAGTCAATCAGAACAGCGGTTTTGGCTGCAATGGGATCTTTCATTTTAACTGTGTGTGAGAATGGTCAGGTAGGATTTATATCATGCTCATTGTTAAAACTTATGCTTCAAAATGTGCCCTTTTTTGTCAAAAATAATCCCATACGAAACGTTCAGAGCGGTTCGTTCTTCAATAAAGGAAAGCGCTGATGCTCCACCGGGTGTATGCAGCCAAATAAAAGCACTGAAATTCAGTAAAACCGTCACCCAAAACACAGCTCTAAAAGATTGTTTTTTAGACTTGTGTCGTAATGTTTTTTGGGCAATCATTCCACCAGGCCAACCACCTGCTAATGAAAACAAATGCAGAGTGCTTTCCTTCGTTCTCCAATCTCCATTTCGAGCCGCTGATTTATCAACTTTATACAAGATAAAAGTCAATAAACTAATAACCAAATAAAATGGCAAGACTAAAAAGGGAACCTTGTTTGTTAGTGCTGATATGCCAACAATCGCAACAAATAATACTGGGATAAAAATAGCGACATAGGCCCTATCAGTTTTTTTGTTATTCGTTAGAAGTTCACCGACTCTTGTCACTCTTTCAGCACAAGGTCTGCCACTTTTATCAGCTGATATGGAATAGGTAACGGCCTGATTTATCGCAGGCATTTTTTTCCGGTTATTAAAAGCTTTGAAATGGACAAAGATTTGTTTCCCACCCTCATTTGGTTCAAGGAATCCAAAACCTTTGTCATCATTCCAGGATATTATTTTTCCCTTGATTCTTGTATCCATATTTTCCAGCGCTTACGAGTGGTTATAGTGTTTACAAATATCTTCCCGATTTTTGGCTCCAAAATCAACAAAGCCTTTATTTAGGCGGCGTTCGCAAGCCCATCAATGCGGTTCGTGCCTCACCGCATTCTACTGGATTAACAAACGCCTTCCGCCCACCCGTTTGGTTTTGGGAAAAAAAAGACCGACACGCACGCGTGAGCCTTCTCCAGGTTTGCTGCTGATTTTTAAATGCCCGCCTAAGCGGTTGCAGAGCCGGTTGACTATCGTCAAGTCTAAGCTGTGGCCCCGGTAAAACGGTTCGAAGACTTGTTGCAGCTGACCTTGTTCCATTCCGATTCCGGTATCGGAGACGGTGACGCGGTTTTCGTCGGCGATGCTGCTGTGCCTTCTCGGGTATAGCTGAACGAATTTCGCAGCAGATTGGTAAACTGAATGTGCGGGGCTTTTTCCGAAGCGACAGAGGACAACAGGATGATGCAAAAAAGCAGTTCGTGGTGAGTTTATCGAACCATGAACCGCATGCCCT comes from Methylicorpusculum oleiharenae and encodes:
- a CDS encoding DUF1294 domain-containing protein, coding for MDTRIKGKIISWNDDKGFGFLEPNEGGKQIFVHFKAFNNRKKMPAINQAVTYSISADKSGRPCAERVTRVGELLTNNKKTDRAYVAIFIPVLFVAIVGISALTNKVPFLVLPFYLVISLLTFILYKVDKSAARNGDWRTKESTLHLFSLAGGWPGGMIAQKTLRHKSKKQSFRAVFWVTVLLNFSAFIWLHTPGGASALSFIEERTALNVSYGIIFDKKGHILKHKF
- a CDS encoding thiopurine S-methyltransferase; its protein translation is MQLDFWLNKWQNKDIGFHQEAVNQSLMDFWPRLDLGNQGRVLVPLCGKTQDMLWLAGQGHDVVGVEISPIAVQEFFAENRMDAAHVQMEGLDHWSAGTLRLICGDFFATTNAVVEGVTAVFDRAALIALPPELRRRYAAHLSSLLPYGTDMLLIAIDYPPAEMDGPPFSVNDHEVNALYGENYRISSLAERDVLDENPRFRERGLTRMIERVYRLTKLS
- a CDS encoding threonine aldolase family protein, producing the protein MFFASDNWAGVHPAIARRLSEESSGFSAAYGASELDKRVEQRFNMLFEREVAIFFVGTGTAANALALAAVNRPGGVSFCHREAHMIEDECGAPEFFTHGARLAPVDGENGKIDPGNLKAEIARFPPNFIHAGQPMAVSITQATEIGTLYMPHEIKAIAAIAKAKQLPLHMDGARFANALTALNLTPAEMTWQCGVDIVSFGATKNGCWCAEALVFMEPGMARDLPFIRKRAAQLFSKTRFIASQFDAYLDDDLWLKSARHANAMADYLQKGIEQGQNARLGWRTQTNEVFCIMSKDFAAYLKQQGALFHEWNPPRAKTGLLAENEVLTRLVTSFATEKAHVDRFIELLG
- a CDS encoding sensor histidine kinase produces the protein MEQGQLQQVFEPFYRGHSLDLTIVNRLCNRLGGHLKISSKPGEGSRVRVGLFFPKTKRVGGRRLLIQ
- a CDS encoding porin; the encoded protein is MNTPLNLRPLSNAGKCALLGLSLNGTAFSAEPQNPEQYKEELLAIEKRLDAKLKLLDEKLNRLEVLENKSSVVTAEPAIAIPAPVAAKPPVPTQTVETRVADKVPSKKQDGFPVSASYGKNGFEVKTDDGKFALAIQNRIQVRYANPFDSDPRSISQLERDQSSFMIRRARTKLKGHAYWPWLKYYLQYDWSQPVLRDLNLSLDKFNWAKLWVGRGKVVYNDERVTSSGNQQFVNRSIVNDIFTVDRQQGVQVLGNLFPGTWYDMSYAAGVFSGLGVGERNNDDDNMMYAGRLQWNALGGEMPFSQSDIEFHQKPALNFAFAAATNQSKCTAFETDSDSCRNLRGFDEGEDGQYKINQMMEEVRFKWQGLSIQHEMHWKEIEDTLKAGSDSSRETNLRGGLIQAGYFPHYLFAIVPKNLEFAGRYAFVDPDTGVDNDLQQEVSGVMTYFFSGHSNKVNFQVSHLIIEDPILSMSQSEQRFWLQWDLSF